One Ctenopharyngodon idella isolate HZGC_01 chromosome 9, HZGC01, whole genome shotgun sequence DNA window includes the following coding sequences:
- the cd247l gene encoding CD247 antigen like, which yields MEMSRTTTLLFLVTHVSSADASMSDPTNCYILDVFLLLYSIIFTALYFREKFTKEEPVPPEPATPARNPNEPVYTDLDLPQMSSDYQQLDRPIRRREPETHYQELRGARNDEYQEIKPKGNKPRKGKSKPDEARTGRKRDAAEAVEMETFPTSHD from the exons ATGGAAATGAGCAGGACAACCACTCTATTGTTCTTGGTCACACATGTGTCCTCTGCAg ACGCCTCTATGAGCGACCCGACAAATTGCTATATTTTAGATGTTTTTCTCCTGCTGTATTCTATCATTTTCACTGCTCTCTACTTCCGAGAGAAG TTTACAAAGGAAGAGCCTGTTCCTCCAGAGCCTGCGACCCCGGCCCGTAACCCCAATGAGCCTGTCTATACA GACTTGGATCTGCCTCAGATGAGTTCCGATTATCAGCAACTGGATAGACCG ATTCGAAGACGGGAGCCAGAGACACATTATCAG GAACTGAGAGGAGCAAGAAATGATGAATACCAGGAAATAAAACCTAAAGGAAACAAA CCTCGCAAAGGCAAGAGCAAACCTGATGAG GCTCGAACAGGGAGAAAAAGGGATGCAGCCGAGGCTGTGGAGATGGAAACTTTTCCCACATCACACGATTAA